One Rhizoctonia solani chromosome 3, complete sequence genomic region harbors:
- a CDS encoding Retrotransposon-derived protein PEG10, whose protein sequence is MELPNPFKGESRGCKVVQWLDHMLLWGALHRDQFKEDEQLIVWILYHMEDKAANWALPIIGTIIKDKINTPTTIPTITAQFKEAFANPDAKRAARRKIATLTQTASTAEYVTKFCNLIVELDWNKEAYIAQFTCSLHWKVKELLSTKDNIPNKLEAIFAASIEIDNTCWENEENCPKKQPAKSLATVATSTSTTTTRVCLSEDPNYVTPEERDCCCATGLCVKCSQKGHGIKQCPNGWKATVKESTKVAKDVGSGKD, encoded by the coding sequence atggagtTACCCAACCCTTTTAAAGGAGAAAGCAGGGGTTGCAAAGTGGTACAATGGCTTGACCACATGCTTCTGTGGGGAGCCCTACATAGGGATCAGTTCAAGGAAGATGAGCAATTGAttgtgtggatcctctaccacatggaGGACAAGGCTGCCAATTGGGCCCTTCCTATCATTGGAACCATCATCAAGGACAAGATCAACACCCCTACCACTATCCCCACCATAACAGCCcaattcaaggaggcctttgccaacccagatgccaaaagAGCTGCCAGACGCAAGATTGCCACCCTCACCCAGACCGCCTCCACAGCAGAATACGTCACCAAATTCTGCAACCTCATTgtggaacttgactggaacaaggaggcataTATTGCTCAGTTTACATGcagccttcactggaaggttaaAGAGCTTCTGTCCACAAAGGACAACATCCCCAACAAGCTTGAGGCCATCTTTGCTGCCTCCATTGAAATTGATAACACTTGTTgggaaaatgaggagaattGTCCTAAGAAGCAGcctgccaagtccctggCCACtgtggccacctccacatccaccactaccaccagggtTTGCCTATCtgaggaccccaattacgttACCCCAGAGGAAAGGGATTGTTGTTGTGCCACTGGCCTATGCGTTAAATGCAGTCAAAAGGGTCATGggatcaagcagtgcccaaatggctggaaagccactgTCAAGGAATCCACCAAGGTGGCCAAAGATGTGGGGTcaggaaaagattga
- a CDS encoding Reverse transcriptase (RNA-dependent DNA polymerase), translated as MLDGTISQTGCIWHQVQLAVSANGYTHSIPFLVCPIGNTPAILGMTWLTTEAPLIDWQQGLVTFPKQAQIASEEESDPNPLVDLPPQYHKFAKVFGKEEFKALPPHREYNIAIYLLPDAKLTPGPLYCMTNAESKALKQHIDKELATGKICPSTSLAGAPVMFVKKADGSLRLVVDYRKLNDITHKNIYPLPRQDDLMAKLRHAKLFTKLDLCWGYNNVQIREGDKWKTAFRTKYGLFEYLVMPFGLTNAPAAFQHFMNNLFRDLIDVTVVIYLDDILIFSEYPKDHPTHVREVLLELMKNQLFCKLSRCHFHVTMVDYCPRRL; from the coding sequence atgttagatggtaccatttcccagactggttgcatttggcaccaggtccaactTGCAGTCTCAGCCAATGGCTACACCCACTCTATTCCCTTCCTAGTCTGCCCAATTGGCAACACTCCAGctatacttggcatgacatggctcacaaCAGAAGCCCCTctcattgactggcaacagggattaGTTACATTTCCCAAACAAGctcaaattgcctctgaggaagaatcTGACCCAAATCCCCTGGTGGACCTACCCCCACAATatcacaagtttgccaaggtctttggcaaagaggaatttaaggctctccctccacatagggaataCAACATTGCCATATATCTTCTTCCAGATGCCAAGCTTACCCCTGGACCCTTATATtgcatgaccaatgcagaatccaaagCTCTGaagcaacacattgacaaggaattggcaacaggcaagatctgcCCTAGCACATCTTTGGCAGGAGcaccagtcatgtttgtaaaaaaggcagatggctctCTGAGATTGGTAGTAGACTACAGAAAACTCAATGACATAACCCACAAGAATATCTACCCACTACCAAGACAGGATGACCTAATGGCCAAGCTCAgacatgcaaaactgttcaccaagctagacctatgttggggttacaacaacgtacAAATCAgagaaggtgacaaatggaagacagctttCAGGACAAAATATGgtttatttgaatacctggtcatgccatttggcctcaccaatgccccagcAGCTtttcaacattttatgaacaatctattcagggacctgatTGATGTTACAGTAGTCATATACTTAGATGACATactcatcttctcagaataccccaaggaccaccctaCCCATGTCAGAGAAGTCCTATTGGaattaatgaagaaccagctgtTTTGCAAATTGTCCaggtgccacttccatgtcacaaTGGTTGAttactgtcctagacgtctgtaa